A stretch of Imperialibacter roseus DNA encodes these proteins:
- a CDS encoding PD-(D/E)XK nuclease family protein, translated as MSQQRTFLEEIADALISEGGEDLGKVKLIFPNRRAGLFLRRALARKIKNPVWAPEIYSLEDFLFQYTDVQIADKLTLVYEMYSAYRKVNPEAESLEKFFFWGEVLVGDFEDIDQYLVEPDHLFQSIQTQKELDDAFAYLGDEERLVIQSFWKSFMPQAKGDQLHFLKTWRLLVPIYQDYRKRLADRKLAYKGMVYRSIAEACNADTFNPAQGDSQFWFAGFNALTSAEEAVLKYFVRETNARIFWDMDDYYVRSGQQESGQFFRQYKEDTLLGKTFPEEIPANFEKPKQIDAIGVSLEIGQAKYVGERLEELAKDASWVPEETVVVMPMEHFLFPVLNSLPEEVKQVNITMGYPLKDTPLFGLLDAVLDLRKNTRTKRDGDKAFEAYSYRDVLAILRHPYVFSTVTKEASSLIYTIEKDNIISLDKADFADAGSFIKTLFYSEASPLDHLLALLNLLYDSLQENQPEQGGLEQTNLEQTNLEQTNLEQTNLEQEYIIKFHEQLMRLKTLLVGNEAPDVTLFQKLFRKVAQSVRIPFSGEPLKGLQVMGVLETRNLDFKQVFVLGMNEGYWPAEAATQSFVPYNLRKGFGLPTFDQQDAFYSYLFYRLLQRAEKVTFLHNTSNETNLKGEQSRLLYQLKYETVHGASIQYKSLSSDVAISVPQPILIRKTNEVLARLGEFLVTDDESAAHQRLSPSALNTYLDCRLRFYFRHVARLYEPEEVQAEIDPAVFGNILHHALEFLYADFIKKKGSRQIDKADFDSIRKGVPEALQKAFEMHYSLGTGKQFKAEGRNLIAQSIAKKLTMEILKNDEGYAPFEILGLELDELPLDFQLTGVRKVKLKGIIDRVDSKEGLVRVMDYKSGADNKVFYGIETLFDREHPKRNKAAMQTFYYGMLYLDKNAVAEDIKVLAGLYNSRELFNDNFQVELELKAEGSRGKGTLVQDIRPFMPEFLGGLKTLLEEIFDEETPFDQTDDLKKCKNCPYNSICHRD; from the coding sequence GATTGCCGATGCGCTCATATCAGAGGGAGGCGAAGACCTGGGCAAGGTAAAGCTGATTTTCCCCAACCGCAGGGCGGGCCTGTTCCTGCGCAGGGCGTTGGCACGAAAGATCAAGAACCCCGTGTGGGCGCCGGAAATATACAGCCTTGAGGACTTCCTGTTTCAATACACCGACGTCCAAATTGCCGATAAGCTGACACTTGTGTACGAGATGTACAGCGCTTACCGAAAGGTTAACCCTGAAGCGGAATCGCTGGAAAAGTTCTTTTTCTGGGGCGAAGTGCTGGTGGGAGACTTTGAGGATATTGACCAATACCTTGTGGAGCCAGACCATCTCTTTCAAAGTATTCAGACCCAGAAGGAGCTCGACGATGCTTTTGCCTACCTGGGCGATGAAGAGCGGCTGGTGATTCAGTCGTTCTGGAAGAGTTTTATGCCTCAGGCCAAAGGAGACCAGCTTCATTTTTTGAAAACATGGAGGCTGCTGGTGCCTATCTACCAGGATTACCGCAAGCGGCTTGCTGACAGGAAGCTTGCCTACAAGGGCATGGTATATCGCAGCATTGCTGAGGCCTGCAATGCTGATACTTTCAATCCTGCCCAGGGCGATTCGCAGTTTTGGTTCGCTGGCTTCAATGCGCTGACTTCTGCCGAAGAGGCTGTGCTGAAGTACTTTGTGAGAGAAACCAACGCCCGCATTTTCTGGGACATGGACGATTACTACGTCCGTTCCGGGCAGCAGGAGTCGGGCCAGTTTTTCCGTCAGTACAAAGAAGATACGTTGCTGGGCAAAACCTTCCCGGAGGAGATTCCGGCGAATTTCGAAAAACCAAAACAAATCGATGCTATTGGCGTGTCGCTGGAAATAGGGCAGGCCAAGTATGTGGGCGAGCGCCTGGAGGAGCTGGCAAAAGATGCGTCGTGGGTACCTGAAGAAACGGTCGTGGTCATGCCCATGGAACATTTCCTGTTCCCGGTGCTCAATTCCCTGCCGGAAGAAGTGAAGCAGGTGAACATCACCATGGGCTATCCGCTGAAGGATACGCCACTTTTTGGTTTGCTGGATGCCGTGCTCGACCTACGCAAGAACACGAGGACAAAGAGAGATGGCGACAAAGCCTTCGAAGCCTATTCCTACAGGGATGTCCTGGCGATTTTGAGACATCCTTATGTTTTCTCCACGGTTACGAAAGAAGCAAGCAGCCTCATTTATACCATCGAAAAAGACAATATCATCTCACTTGATAAAGCTGATTTTGCTGATGCCGGAAGTTTTATCAAGACGTTGTTCTATTCGGAAGCGTCGCCGCTTGACCATTTGCTTGCACTACTGAATCTCTTATACGATTCGCTTCAGGAGAACCAGCCGGAACAGGGTGGTCTCGAACAGACTAATCTGGAACAGACTAATCTGGAACAGACTAATCTGGAACAGACTAATCTGGAACAAGAGTATATCATCAAGTTCCATGAACAGCTAATGCGGTTGAAAACGCTGCTTGTCGGCAACGAGGCTCCTGACGTGACTCTTTTCCAAAAGCTGTTCCGAAAGGTGGCGCAGTCGGTGCGGATTCCTTTCAGCGGCGAACCACTCAAAGGACTGCAGGTGATGGGCGTGCTCGAAACGAGGAACCTCGACTTCAAACAGGTGTTTGTGCTTGGTATGAACGAAGGATACTGGCCGGCGGAGGCTGCTACGCAGTCTTTTGTGCCTTACAACCTCAGGAAAGGCTTTGGGCTGCCCACCTTTGATCAGCAGGATGCCTTCTACAGCTACCTGTTTTATCGCCTGCTGCAAAGGGCCGAAAAGGTTACCTTCCTGCACAATACCAGTAACGAAACCAACCTGAAAGGAGAGCAGAGCCGCCTGCTGTACCAGCTCAAATACGAGACTGTGCATGGTGCAAGCATTCAATATAAATCGTTAAGCAGCGACGTCGCCATCAGCGTACCTCAACCGATTCTGATACGAAAGACGAATGAGGTACTGGCAAGGCTTGGTGAGTTTTTGGTGACTGACGATGAATCCGCTGCTCACCAAAGATTGTCGCCATCCGCCCTCAATACCTACCTCGACTGTCGTTTGCGCTTTTACTTCCGCCACGTGGCCAGGCTCTATGAACCGGAAGAGGTACAGGCCGAGATTGATCCGGCCGTTTTCGGCAACATCCTTCACCATGCCCTGGAGTTTCTGTATGCCGATTTCATAAAAAAGAAAGGCTCCAGGCAAATTGATAAAGCCGATTTTGATAGCATAAGAAAAGGTGTTCCTGAAGCATTGCAAAAGGCCTTTGAAATGCACTACAGCCTGGGCACTGGCAAGCAGTTCAAAGCTGAGGGGCGAAACCTCATTGCACAGTCGATCGCCAAAAAGCTGACGATGGAGATATTGAAGAACGACGAGGGCTATGCACCGTTCGAAATACTTGGTTTGGAGTTGGATGAGCTTCCACTTGATTTTCAGCTAACGGGTGTGCGAAAAGTAAAACTGAAAGGTATCATCGACAGGGTCGACAGCAAAGAGGGCCTGGTGCGGGTGATGGACTATAAAAGCGGCGCAGACAACAAGGTTTTTTATGGGATAGAAACGCTCTTCGACCGGGAACACCCGAAACGAAACAAAGCTGCCATGCAGACCTTCTATTACGGCATGCTTTATCTCGATAAAAACGCCGTTGCCGAAGACATCAAAGTGCTGGCAGGGCTGTACAATAGCAGGGAGCTTTTCAACGACAATTTCCAGGTGGAGCTTGAGCTAAAGGCGGAAGGGTCGAGAGGGAAGGGTACACTGGTACAGGACATCAGGCCTTTTATGCCCGAATTTCTGGGTGGACTAAAAACGTTGCTTGAAGAAATATTTGACGAGGAAACACCCTTCGATCAGACCGATGATCTGAAGAAGTGCAAAAATTGCCCCTACAACTCCATTTGCCATAGAGATTGA
- a CDS encoding DUF4382 domain-containing protein: MWKRKNSVMSMWATGLLSLSVLAFTSCNKEGDENLGEGSMEIQVTDAPADNDGIEAVFVTVTNVKVDGQVVEGFEGPKTIDIMALQNGKTEVLATDRFTAKSYQNITLEIDSEMDEDGDMPGSYVEMSDGTKHKLASSAGEKSEYTFKGTSRVMADAKSTVVLDFDLRKFIRESDAGSASSFSFVSKSDLDGYLRFADEDNSGSVKGNYDGQIAADEKVIVYAYKKGSFNESQEAEEDASIQFKKAVASSEIHGALTKSFSFYFLEEGEYEFHFASYEENEAGEMELNGMIDAESETNVDLLNNVEIQAGVQLTLNVIANGI, encoded by the coding sequence ATGTGGAAAAGAAAAAATTCAGTTATGTCAATGTGGGCCACCGGCCTTCTTTCGTTAAGTGTTTTAGCATTTACAAGCTGTAATAAGGAGGGAGACGAAAACCTGGGTGAAGGTAGCATGGAGATACAAGTAACTGATGCTCCGGCCGACAATGATGGCATAGAAGCCGTATTTGTGACTGTAACAAATGTAAAAGTAGATGGCCAGGTGGTAGAAGGGTTTGAAGGCCCGAAGACCATCGACATAATGGCCCTGCAGAATGGAAAGACTGAAGTGCTTGCCACAGACAGGTTTACGGCAAAGTCGTATCAAAACATCACGCTAGAGATTGATTCTGAAATGGACGAAGATGGAGATATGCCTGGTTCCTACGTAGAAATGTCCGACGGAACGAAACACAAACTTGCAAGTAGTGCTGGTGAAAAAAGCGAATATACATTCAAAGGTACTAGCCGAGTAATGGCTGATGCAAAATCTACGGTCGTGCTTGATTTTGACTTGAGAAAGTTCATTAGAGAGTCTGATGCTGGTAGTGCTTCAAGTTTTAGCTTTGTTAGCAAGTCTGACCTTGATGGGTACCTGAGGTTTGCCGATGAAGACAATAGTGGTAGCGTGAAAGGAAATTATGACGGGCAAATTGCTGCCGACGAAAAGGTGATCGTTTATGCCTACAAAAAAGGTAGCTTTAACGAAAGCCAGGAAGCTGAGGAAGACGCCAGCATCCAATTCAAAAAAGCAGTTGCTTCTTCTGAAATACATGGAGCCCTGACAAAATCTTTTAGTTTCTACTTTCTTGAAGAGGGGGAGTATGAGTTTCACTTTGCTTCATATGAAGAGAATGAAGCAGGCGAGATGGAACTTAACGGAATGATCGATGCCGAAAGCGAAACTAATGTGGACCTGCTCAACAATGTTGAGATACAGGCCGGCGTTCAATTGACACTCAATGTCATTGCCAATGGCATCTAA
- a CDS encoding DUF423 domain-containing protein yields MSDSVNKNAKRTLIVASVFGALAVGIGAFGAHSLKAHLLEIGRFDTFETAVRYHFYHTFALLVVGLLQLRFNNKYLSWSANSFLAGILLFSGSLYTLCLAPSLAYLGIITPFGGLFFISGWLVTAFGVSRQ; encoded by the coding sequence ATGTCAGATTCAGTCAACAAAAACGCCAAAAGAACCCTTATCGTAGCTTCCGTCTTCGGCGCACTTGCTGTAGGCATCGGAGCCTTCGGCGCTCACTCCCTCAAAGCACATTTGTTGGAAATTGGCCGGTTCGACACCTTTGAAACTGCCGTTCGGTATCATTTTTATCACACATTCGCTTTGCTGGTGGTTGGCTTGCTCCAATTGCGCTTCAACAACAAGTACCTCAGTTGGTCTGCCAATTCTTTTCTGGCTGGCATCCTTCTCTTCAGTGGCTCTCTTTATACGTTGTGCCTGGCCCCCAGCCTTGCGTATCTGGGCATTATTACTCCCTTTGGTGGCCTATTCTTTATTTCTGGCTGGCTTGTCACGGCTTTTGGCGTTAGCCGCCAATAA
- a CDS encoding YggS family pyridoxal phosphate-dependent enzyme, which translates to MDIDIGRNLQTFLSTIDQNKAKLIAVSKTKPVSLIMKAYEAGQREFGENKVQEMVEKHEEMPKDIHWHLIGHLQTNKVKYIAPFVHLIHSVDSEKLLRTIDKEAKKTNRVIDCLLQVHIAEEETKFGLSDDEARQLLSPEVLDGLPNVRIVGLMGMATNTESEEQVKKEFRHLKALFGELKSTVNHTRVIMAELSMGMSGDYQLAIEEGSTMVRVGSAIFGQRNYSA; encoded by the coding sequence ATGGATATTGATATTGGCAGAAATCTTCAAACTTTTTTAAGCACCATCGATCAAAACAAAGCTAAGTTGATTGCGGTAAGCAAAACAAAGCCCGTAAGCCTCATTATGAAGGCTTACGAAGCAGGACAGCGAGAGTTTGGTGAAAATAAGGTGCAGGAAATGGTAGAAAAACATGAAGAGATGCCAAAAGACATACACTGGCATTTAATTGGGCATCTGCAGACTAATAAAGTAAAATACATTGCCCCATTTGTCCACCTAATTCACAGCGTGGACAGCGAAAAGCTATTAAGAACCATCGACAAGGAAGCGAAAAAAACCAATCGGGTGATCGACTGTTTGCTACAGGTGCACATTGCGGAGGAAGAAACTAAGTTTGGGCTGTCGGATGATGAAGCGAGACAGCTGCTAAGCCCAGAGGTATTGGACGGCCTGCCTAACGTTCGTATTGTGGGCCTGATGGGCATGGCTACCAATACGGAAAGTGAGGAGCAGGTTAAAAAAGAGTTCCGCCATTTAAAGGCACTTTTCGGAGAATTGAAATCGACAGTTAACCACACAAGAGTCATTATGGCTGAATTATCCATGGGCATGAGTGGAGATTACCAGCTTGCCATTGAAGAGGGCAGCACGATGGTGCGTGTGGGAAGTGCCATTTTTGGTCAAAGGAATTATTCAGCCTAA
- a CDS encoding GH3 family domain-containing protein, which translates to MEIIGKLLKKGIRLRESLEQDYSFPADLQKMELRKLLIQARGTEFGQAYHFNELLTSFKHKHSDHFYDEFKRNIPVHNYSSMYANWWHKLMQGKPDVCWPGKVKYFALSSGTSESASKHIPVTKDMIKSIQRTSIRQILTLSKYNVSDEVFSAGILMLGGSTQLQRNGSYFEGDLSGITAGQIPFWFQHFYKPGKRIAKTRDWNEKIEEITLKAKDWDIGIISGVPAWLQILMERIIDHYKVKTIHDIWPNLTIFVHGGVSMDPYRKSFEKLLAKPLIYMETYLASEGFFGFQYIPFSKSMRLVLNNGIFYEFIPFNETNFTAEGEMVDNPQTYKIDEVEEGKEYALLISTNSGSWRYLIGDTIKFVSKDDCEIMITGRTKHFLSLCGEHLSMDNMNKAVELVSDELNIRVKEFTVTGEKYGSLFAHRWYIGIEDETDPKLFKEKLDARLKEINDDYKVERTAALKEIFVELIPSQLFYKWMKAQGKEGGQNKFPRVLKKEKLESWKAFLVEENVELKGG; encoded by the coding sequence ATGGAGATAATAGGAAAGCTATTAAAGAAGGGAATTAGACTGAGGGAAAGTTTGGAACAGGACTACTCGTTTCCGGCCGACCTTCAGAAGATGGAGCTAAGGAAATTATTGATACAGGCCCGAGGCACAGAATTTGGTCAGGCCTATCATTTCAATGAGCTTTTGACCAGCTTCAAGCACAAACACAGCGATCACTTTTACGACGAGTTTAAAAGAAACATTCCTGTTCATAATTATAGCAGCATGTATGCCAACTGGTGGCACAAGCTGATGCAGGGAAAGCCGGATGTGTGCTGGCCGGGAAAGGTAAAGTACTTTGCGCTTAGCTCGGGCACTTCGGAGTCGGCCTCGAAGCACATTCCTGTCACTAAGGACATGATCAAGTCTATCCAGAGAACCAGCATCAGACAAATCCTTACTCTTTCCAAGTACAATGTGTCCGACGAAGTGTTTTCGGCCGGTATATTGATGCTGGGCGGCAGCACGCAACTTCAGCGAAATGGATCTTATTTTGAGGGGGACTTGAGCGGTATCACAGCCGGGCAAATTCCTTTCTGGTTCCAGCATTTCTATAAGCCGGGTAAGCGGATTGCTAAGACGAGGGACTGGAATGAAAAAATTGAAGAGATTACCTTAAAGGCGAAGGATTGGGACATAGGCATCATTTCAGGGGTGCCGGCGTGGCTTCAAATCCTTATGGAAAGGATCATTGACCATTACAAAGTCAAAACCATCCACGATATCTGGCCGAACCTGACCATTTTTGTTCATGGTGGCGTTTCGATGGATCCCTATCGAAAAAGCTTTGAAAAATTGCTGGCCAAGCCCCTCATTTACATGGAAACCTATCTGGCTTCCGAGGGTTTCTTTGGCTTCCAGTACATCCCTTTCTCAAAATCGATGCGATTGGTGCTGAACAATGGCATCTTCTATGAATTCATTCCTTTCAACGAAACCAACTTCACAGCCGAGGGAGAAATGGTCGATAACCCGCAAACCTATAAAATCGACGAAGTAGAGGAAGGGAAAGAGTATGCATTGCTCATTTCTACCAATTCGGGCTCCTGGCGATACCTGATTGGCGACACGATCAAGTTTGTGTCAAAAGACGACTGTGAGATCATGATCACTGGCCGAACCAAGCATTTCCTCAGCCTCTGCGGCGAGCATTTGTCGATGGACAATATGAACAAAGCTGTGGAGCTGGTGTCGGATGAGCTGAATATCCGGGTGAAGGAGTTTACAGTCACCGGCGAAAAGTACGGGTCGCTCTTTGCCCATCGGTGGTACATAGGCATTGAAGACGAAACCGACCCAAAGCTGTTCAAAGAAAAGCTGGATGCCAGGCTGAAGGAGATCAACGATGACTACAAAGTGGAGCGCACTGCTGCCCTGAAAGAGATTTTTGTGGAGCTGATTCCATCGCAACTCTTCTACAAATGGATGAAAGCGCAGGGTAAAGAGGGCGGTCAAAACAAATTTCCACGTGTATTGAAAAAGGAAAAGCTGGAAAGCTGGAAGGCCTTTTTGGTGGAGGAGAATGTGGAATTAAAGGGTGGTTGA
- a CDS encoding DUF6992 family protein produces MIFLFHTVIGQQPDGALEAVASWQALDSNRVKITTTGMCILGGWALGNLTVNPILQAKAEGSQKYFYQMNSIWNVVNLGLAGASLWQSMRGNAGAADWQAAYSEQHSVERIFLVNTALDVAYMSGGLYMIERSKNALKQSDRLNGFGKGVLLQGGFLFVFDLSIYLVQHSAQKDWARILQNVNLGPEGIGMIIPLR; encoded by the coding sequence TTGATTTTTTTATTTCACACGGTTATTGGCCAGCAGCCCGACGGCGCACTGGAAGCGGTTGCTTCGTGGCAGGCGTTGGATAGTAATAGAGTTAAAATTACCACCACCGGTATGTGTATTCTCGGTGGTTGGGCGCTCGGCAATCTTACCGTAAACCCCATATTGCAAGCCAAAGCTGAAGGCTCCCAAAAGTACTTCTATCAAATGAATTCAATTTGGAATGTCGTTAACCTTGGTCTTGCTGGTGCTTCTTTGTGGCAAAGCATGAGAGGAAATGCCGGTGCCGCCGACTGGCAAGCAGCTTATAGCGAGCAACATTCAGTTGAGAGAATATTTCTGGTCAATACGGCCCTGGATGTGGCCTATATGTCTGGTGGGCTTTATATGATAGAGAGATCAAAAAATGCATTGAAGCAGTCCGATAGACTGAATGGCTTCGGCAAGGGAGTGCTTCTTCAGGGTGGTTTTTTGTTTGTTTTTGATTTGAGTATATACCTGGTTCAGCATAGCGCCCAAAAAGATTGGGCCCGAATTCTACAAAATGTAAACCTCGGGCCCGAAGGAATTGGGATGATTATTCCGCTGAGGTAA
- a CDS encoding HMG-box domain-containing protein: MYTENKFNRGKHWAKKIGLIIVLVPLFVFVFGFVVMTLWNYTLPALFGISTITFWQAIAITILSKILFGGFHGGKGHKQSNNRSDYWKHRWKNMSEEEREKYKNRWKNWCDTRWDDERKDTEEQS, from the coding sequence ATGTATACTGAAAATAAGTTCAACCGTGGTAAACACTGGGCGAAGAAGATAGGCCTGATCATCGTGCTTGTGCCGCTTTTCGTGTTCGTGTTTGGCTTTGTTGTCATGACACTTTGGAACTATACCCTTCCAGCTCTGTTTGGCATTAGCACCATCACATTCTGGCAAGCAATAGCCATTACTATCCTGTCAAAAATTCTCTTTGGTGGATTTCATGGCGGTAAGGGGCACAAACAAAGCAATAACAGGAGCGACTACTGGAAACACCGCTGGAAAAATATGTCGGAAGAAGAGAGAGAAAAGTACAAAAACCGCTGGAAGAATTGGTGTGATACAAGGTGGGATGATGAACGGAAGGATACTGAAGAGCAAAGCTGA
- a CDS encoding RNA polymerase sigma factor, which translates to MTERRSQNIAEALKQYGKRLFGFIRSRVRTLEEAEDITQEVWYQFSNLVDVESIEQVNAWLFRVARNKITDNYRKKKVDLLDDQAFEDDGDGDYMLRDLLPSEEDVPELENLKEIFRKELFAALEELPVNQQQVFIWNEIEDMTFQEMSDLTGENIKTLISRKRYAVQHLRKKLLPLYNELMN; encoded by the coding sequence ATGACCGAAAGAAGATCTCAAAACATTGCTGAAGCGTTAAAGCAATACGGGAAACGTCTGTTTGGTTTCATCAGATCGAGGGTTCGAACGCTGGAAGAGGCTGAAGATATCACGCAGGAGGTGTGGTATCAATTCAGTAACCTGGTTGATGTGGAGTCGATAGAGCAGGTAAATGCCTGGCTATTCCGGGTAGCCAGAAACAAGATTACCGACAACTACCGAAAGAAGAAGGTTGATCTTCTGGATGATCAGGCCTTCGAAGATGATGGCGACGGCGATTACATGCTGAGAGACCTTTTGCCATCGGAGGAAGATGTGCCTGAGCTTGAAAACCTGAAGGAAATTTTCAGAAAAGAGCTTTTCGCAGCGCTTGAGGAGCTCCCTGTCAATCAGCAGCAAGTCTTTATCTGGAACGAAATAGAAGATATGACTTTCCAGGAAATGTCAGACCTGACAGGAGAGAACATCAAAACTTTGATATCAAGGAAACGATACGCAGTGCAGCACCTTAGAAAAAAGCTACTGCCGCTTTACAATGAATTAATGAATTAA
- a CDS encoding LA_2272 family surface repeat-containing protein, with translation MKKTTISSLVVLVLSAQCAFSQGFGIPSKNGGIGFGNLPSFTGIRFNFKDSNLEKVNGINITAWAPKDEELHTGDVNGISVGVPLALGSENRSGISLGIFGVGARRNVSGINIAGIGVGAGNKLSGINIGGVGLGAGGDVTGFNLGLVGVGAGGDIKGINIGGVGMGASGNAVGFNFGGIGVGAGESLKGINLALVGMGASENAIGLNVAGIGMGAGQKMTGVNLALVGIGAGESLTGINFAGVGMGSKKIRGINVALAIGGQQVSGITVAPIFLKVENGSDSSLNGISISAVNAVQGTQNGLSIGIINTTHRLRGMQIGLINIVKDNPKGLRVLPIINAHFGGGKGDRIDQDE, from the coding sequence ATGAAAAAGACTACGATTTCATCACTGGTTGTGCTGGTTCTTTCGGCACAATGCGCCTTTTCTCAGGGCTTTGGCATCCCCTCAAAGAACGGCGGCATCGGATTTGGCAACCTTCCAAGCTTCACGGGTATCCGATTTAATTTTAAGGACAGCAACCTGGAGAAGGTAAACGGGATCAATATTACAGCCTGGGCACCCAAAGACGAAGAACTTCATACTGGTGACGTGAATGGCATCTCTGTTGGCGTCCCTTTGGCATTGGGCTCTGAAAACAGGAGCGGGATAAGCCTGGGGATATTTGGTGTTGGCGCAAGGAGAAACGTGTCAGGAATCAACATTGCAGGCATTGGCGTTGGAGCTGGCAACAAGTTATCGGGAATTAATATCGGCGGTGTAGGCTTAGGTGCCGGTGGCGACGTTACCGGGTTCAACCTTGGCCTTGTCGGTGTCGGCGCCGGCGGCGACATCAAAGGCATTAATATTGGAGGCGTTGGCATGGGAGCTTCTGGCAACGCTGTCGGCTTTAACTTCGGTGGTATCGGCGTAGGCGCTGGCGAAAGCCTGAAGGGAATTAACCTTGCCCTGGTAGGAATGGGTGCTTCTGAAAATGCCATTGGCCTTAATGTAGCAGGAATTGGTATGGGAGCCGGCCAGAAAATGACAGGAGTCAACTTGGCGCTAGTAGGAATTGGCGCCGGAGAGTCACTTACCGGTATTAACTTTGCTGGTGTAGGCATGGGCTCGAAGAAAATCAGAGGCATCAATGTAGCACTGGCCATCGGCGGTCAGCAGGTGTCAGGCATCACAGTTGCCCCGATTTTCCTGAAGGTTGAAAATGGATCCGACAGCTCATTGAATGGGATTTCCATCAGCGCCGTTAATGCCGTACAGGGTACTCAAAATGGCTTGAGTATTGGTATAATCAACACCACTCATCGCCTTCGTGGCATGCAAATAGGTCTCATCAATATTGTAAAGGACAATCCGAAAGGGCTAAGAGTGTTGCCAATTATTAACGCCCATTTTGGAGGGGGAAAAGGTGATAGAATTGATCAGGACGAATAG
- a CDS encoding vWA domain-containing protein, with protein sequence MAEETPWFFLKWFAPSTFENFDWAFPVVLYLLPAVPLLFLLKWLLTFKRQQKLDIALTKTDLRSDPLSVLRFLPGLVLFFTFLLLIIALARPQKTNEKVEQWTEGIDIMLVIDISESMQIQDFEPNRLEAAKQVARDFITGRFQDRIGLVVFSGDAFSMSPLTTDYDLLNANINTVTFDLIESRGTAIGSALAVGTNRMRESDSKSKVLILLSDGDNTAGNIDPITAAELARAYDIKIYTIAIGKEGRVPFGTDFFGRTRFVENTLDETTLREIARIGEGKFYRAIDNDALERVFQEINEFEKAEIKTTQFKDTTDFYTVYLKWAIAFLLLWLLLKSSFMSNILRD encoded by the coding sequence CGCCCTCAACATTTGAAAATTTTGACTGGGCCTTTCCGGTTGTGCTTTATCTGCTACCTGCCGTGCCCCTACTTTTCCTTTTGAAATGGCTGTTAACGTTCAAAAGGCAACAGAAGCTGGACATTGCCCTTACCAAAACCGACCTAAGGTCTGATCCACTTAGCGTGCTGAGGTTCTTACCCGGTTTGGTACTGTTTTTTACGTTTTTGCTGCTCATCATCGCCCTGGCCAGGCCGCAGAAGACGAATGAAAAAGTGGAGCAATGGACGGAAGGCATCGATATCATGCTGGTGATTGATATTTCAGAATCCATGCAAATTCAGGATTTTGAGCCCAACAGGCTGGAAGCAGCCAAACAGGTAGCACGGGACTTTATCACCGGCCGGTTTCAGGACAGAATCGGTTTGGTGGTATTTTCCGGTGATGCATTTTCTATGTCGCCGCTCACCACCGATTACGACCTGCTTAACGCAAACATCAACACTGTAACGTTCGACTTAATTGAAAGCCGGGGAACCGCCATTGGCAGCGCTCTGGCAGTAGGCACCAACCGCATGCGTGAGTCCGATTCCAAATCGAAGGTACTTATACTATTGAGCGACGGTGATAATACCGCTGGCAATATTGACCCCATCACTGCCGCCGAGCTTGCCAGGGCCTATGATATTAAGATTTACACCATTGCCATTGGAAAGGAAGGCCGTGTGCCTTTCGGTACCGACTTCTTCGGCAGGACCCGCTTTGTGGAGAATACACTCGACGAAACGACGCTGCGGGAAATTGCCCGAATTGGTGAAGGTAAGTTCTACAGAGCGATCGACAACGATGCATTGGAAAGAGTGTTCCAGGAGATTAATGAGTTTGAAAAGGCAGAAATAAAAACGACCCAATTCAAGGATACGACCGATTTTTACACGGTGTACCTGAAATGGGCCATTGCGTTCTTGTTGCTTTGGTTGCTGCTCAAAAGCAGCTTTATGAGCAATATACTGAGGGACTAA